The Streptomyces sp. DH-12 genome has a window encoding:
- a CDS encoding ABC transporter ATP-binding protein — translation MNERTDDVARPGQQDAPPAAATPGGPRQDLLPIASPRRTWALLRAELAGHRRLTAAAVAVTLLAGTTGLVAPWVLGGLVDDVRAGAGTDSLLSVVVTLVAAAVAAGVLTGLGAALVARLGETVLARIRARVLDRALHLPSAVLERAGTGDLLSRTGDDVAVVTAAVSAVVPQLVSALFTVALTGAGLFALDWRLGLAGLAAAPVYVLALRWYLPRSGPLYAEQRVATGARTQAMAASLNGASTVLAHRREAEHVARVDERSAEARDVSLTVFRLFTRFGSRLNLAELIGLTAVLVTGFLLVRADAVTVGAVTAATLYFHRLFNPIGFLVMQFDDVQEAGASLARLAGIATMSPPPEPEVPETPADASLELRGVTHAYDDRTVLRDVTLTVAPGERVALVGASGAGKTTLASVIAGVLKPTAGTVRLGGARLDRIGESRLGRHVALLSQELHVFHGTLLDNVRLGRPEADDEAVLAALDAVGALGWARALPDGPATRVGEGAHPLTAAQAGHVALARLALADPPVAVLDEATAEAGSAGARVLEEAAEAATRGRTTLLVAHRLTQAERADRILVLDQGAVVESGTHDELLAAGGRYAALWWSWTGLRSAAPDEPQPYVPAPR, via the coding sequence ATGAACGAGCGGACGGACGACGTGGCACGGCCCGGACAGCAGGACGCGCCCCCGGCCGCGGCGACCCCCGGCGGCCCCCGGCAGGACCTGCTGCCCATCGCCTCCCCCCGCCGCACCTGGGCGCTGCTCCGCGCCGAACTGGCCGGGCACCGGCGGCTCACGGCGGCCGCCGTGGCGGTGACGCTGCTGGCCGGCACCACCGGGCTCGTCGCCCCCTGGGTGCTCGGCGGCCTCGTCGACGACGTACGGGCCGGCGCCGGCACCGACAGCCTGCTGTCCGTGGTCGTCACCCTGGTGGCCGCCGCCGTCGCCGCCGGGGTGCTCACCGGACTCGGCGCCGCCCTGGTGGCCCGGCTGGGCGAGACGGTCCTGGCCCGCATCCGCGCCCGCGTGCTCGACCGCGCGCTCCACCTCCCCTCCGCGGTCCTGGAGCGGGCCGGCACCGGCGACCTGCTCTCCCGCACGGGTGACGACGTCGCCGTCGTCACCGCCGCCGTCTCCGCCGTCGTGCCGCAGCTGGTGAGCGCCCTGTTCACCGTGGCCCTCACCGGCGCCGGACTGTTCGCCCTGGACTGGCGGCTCGGCCTCGCCGGACTCGCGGCGGCCCCCGTGTACGTGCTCGCGCTGCGCTGGTACCTGCCGCGCTCCGGCCCCCTCTACGCCGAGCAGCGCGTGGCGACCGGCGCGCGCACCCAGGCGATGGCGGCCTCCCTGAACGGCGCGTCCACCGTGCTCGCCCACCGGCGGGAGGCCGAGCACGTGGCGCGGGTGGACGAGCGGTCGGCCGAGGCGCGCGACGTGTCCCTCACCGTGTTCCGGCTGTTCACCCGGTTCGGCTCGCGGCTCAACCTCGCCGAGCTGATCGGGCTCACCGCCGTCCTCGTCACCGGTTTCCTGCTGGTGCGGGCCGACGCGGTGACCGTGGGCGCGGTGACGGCCGCGACGCTCTACTTCCACCGGCTGTTCAACCCGATCGGCTTCCTCGTCATGCAGTTCGACGACGTCCAGGAAGCCGGGGCGAGCCTGGCACGGCTCGCCGGGATCGCCACCATGAGCCCGCCGCCCGAGCCCGAGGTCCCCGAGACGCCGGCCGACGCGAGCCTCGAACTGCGCGGCGTCACCCACGCGTACGACGACCGGACCGTGCTGCGGGACGTCACGCTGACGGTCGCCCCCGGCGAGCGGGTGGCGCTGGTCGGCGCCAGCGGCGCGGGCAAGACCACGCTCGCCTCCGTCATCGCCGGCGTGCTGAAGCCCACGGCCGGCACCGTACGGCTGGGCGGGGCGCGCCTGGACCGGATCGGGGAGAGCCGGCTGGGCCGCCATGTGGCCCTGCTCAGCCAGGAGTTGCACGTCTTCCACGGCACCCTCCTCGACAACGTGCGACTCGGCCGCCCCGAGGCCGACGACGAGGCGGTGCTGGCCGCGCTCGACGCGGTGGGCGCCCTCGGCTGGGCGCGTGCGCTGCCGGACGGTCCGGCCACCCGCGTCGGCGAGGGCGCGCACCCGCTGACCGCCGCCCAGGCGGGTCACGTCGCCCTGGCCAGGCTGGCGTTGGCCGACCCGCCGGTGGCGGTGCTGGACGAGGCGACGGCCGAGGCGGGCAGCGCGGGCGCCCGGGTGCTGGAGGAGGCCGCCGAGGCGGCGACCCGCGGCCGGACCACGCTGCTGGTCGCGCACCGGCTCACCCAGGCCGAACGCGCCGACCGGATCCTGGTGCTCGACCAGGGCGCCGTGGTGGAGAGCGGAACGCACGACGAACTGCTCGCGGCGGGCGGGCGCTACGCCGCGCTGTGGTGGAGCTGGACGGGACTGCGCTCCGCCGCCCCGGACGAGCCGCAGCCGTACGTTCCGGCGCCCCGGTGA
- a CDS encoding ABC transporter ATP-binding protein — MPGSPPQPRTPRAVFAAALRRHRGRLMAGWLLLALHQAAEATVPIAIGLVIDRAVATGDVTALLWSVAGLTVLFTVLAYAYRLGARQGMTALEREAHLLRVDVTRAALDPRGRRTDLRTGELLAIASSDAQRTALIIHAVSFAFAAFAAIAVSSVALLLIDVPLGLGVLAGVTFSVLLNGWVGPRLTRHSAALQEATGRVTALAADLLGGLRTLRGIGARGAASDRYRATGEEALEAGLRTATTTGLHRGVTTTSSGLFLAAVAGFAGWSALDGRLTVGQLVTVVGLAQFIAEPLNTLGFCGQLLAQARASARRWAGAVDAPPLTVPGTRDQAPGQADLTLRGVTHRTLDGLDLHAPHGQLTAVVAHDPRDADALLAVISGRAAGHGGEVLTGGVPAADLTLDARRRTVLVEEHDVALFEGTLRDNLTAGADHDDEAVAAAVTAAAADDIVAQHPAGLGHRVTERGGSLSGGQRQRLGVARALLASPPVLVLHDPTTAVDAVTEEAMAQGLADRRRGHCTVVVTSSPALLARADRVVVVEGGRAVRTGTHSELAASDPAYRKAVLR; from the coding sequence ATGCCCGGCAGCCCGCCCCAGCCCCGCACGCCCCGGGCGGTGTTCGCCGCGGCACTGCGGCGCCACCGCGGGCGGCTCATGGCCGGCTGGCTGCTGCTGGCGCTGCACCAGGCCGCGGAGGCCACCGTCCCGATCGCCATCGGCCTGGTCATCGACCGTGCCGTGGCCACCGGCGACGTCACGGCGCTGCTCTGGTCCGTCGCCGGTCTGACGGTGCTCTTCACCGTCCTCGCCTACGCGTACCGCCTCGGCGCCCGGCAGGGCATGACCGCGCTGGAACGGGAGGCGCACCTGCTGCGCGTCGACGTGACCCGCGCCGCCCTGGACCCGCGCGGCCGCCGTACGGACCTGCGGACCGGCGAACTCCTCGCCATCGCCTCGTCGGACGCGCAGCGGACCGCGCTGATCATCCACGCGGTGTCCTTCGCGTTCGCCGCGTTCGCCGCCATCGCCGTGTCGTCCGTGGCCCTGCTCCTCATCGACGTGCCCCTCGGCCTCGGCGTGCTGGCGGGCGTGACGTTCTCGGTCCTGCTCAACGGCTGGGTCGGACCCCGTCTCACCCGGCACAGCGCCGCGCTCCAGGAGGCCACGGGACGCGTCACGGCCCTGGCCGCCGACCTGCTCGGCGGGCTGCGCACCCTGCGCGGCATCGGGGCCCGCGGCGCCGCCTCCGACCGCTACCGGGCGACGGGCGAGGAAGCGCTGGAGGCGGGCCTGCGCACCGCCACCACCACCGGGCTGCACCGGGGCGTGACGACGACGAGCAGCGGACTGTTCCTCGCCGCGGTCGCCGGGTTCGCCGGCTGGTCGGCGCTCGACGGACGCCTGACGGTCGGACAGCTCGTGACGGTCGTCGGCCTCGCCCAGTTCATCGCCGAGCCGCTGAACACCCTCGGCTTCTGCGGGCAGCTCCTGGCACAGGCGAGGGCCTCCGCCCGCCGCTGGGCCGGCGCCGTGGACGCCCCGCCGCTGACCGTTCCGGGCACCCGCGACCAGGCGCCCGGACAGGCCGACCTGACGCTGCGCGGCGTCACCCACCGCACCCTGGACGGCCTCGACCTGCACGCCCCGCACGGACAGCTCACCGCCGTCGTCGCCCACGACCCGCGCGACGCCGACGCGTTGCTCGCGGTGATCTCCGGCCGCGCGGCCGGGCACGGGGGAGAGGTCCTGACCGGCGGTGTGCCCGCTGCGGACCTCACCCTCGACGCGCGGCGGCGCACGGTGCTCGTCGAAGAGCACGACGTCGCCCTGTTCGAGGGCACCCTGCGGGACAACCTCACGGCGGGCGCGGACCACGACGACGAGGCGGTCGCCGCCGCGGTGACCGCCGCCGCGGCCGACGACATCGTCGCCCAGCACCCGGCCGGCCTCGGCCACCGCGTCACCGAACGCGGCGGCTCGCTCTCCGGCGGGCAACGGCAGCGCCTCGGCGTGGCCCGCGCGCTGCTGGCGTCGCCTCCCGTGCTCGTGCTGCACGACCCGACCACGGCCGTCGACGCGGTGACGGAGGAGGCGATGGCCCAGGGGCTCGCCGACCGGCGCCGCGGACACTGCACCGTCGTGGTCACCAGCAGCCCCGCGCTGCTGGCGCGCGCCGACCGGGTGGTCGTGGTCGAGGGCGGACGCGCCGTGCGCACCGGCACCCACAGCGAACTCGCCGCGTCGGACCCGGCGTACCGGAAGGCGGTCCTGCGATGA
- a CDS encoding DUF6215 domain-containing protein: MLGLLVRLLPFWIREPLVILVGTVFGVRILHMALVDGEGWAPAVIGAAFLLVAVVRVRVVVHALRARRRPAPPVAAVTAPVAPAVRRPPGKEPNAFAQAALAIGLFAVIGGVLWIEGRLPESGATGASRAATCWSGDEDGKPPTAHRATSDAVTGEDLCRALNRPELPELLGTPTETATYASGTDATAPLTDGKVARPEARVEFDTYTVELSATYDELTVAQYANLTTYRNAPDLRKLTVLGRPALFTSDHMMRIQFDLGSGGGSGGPVGQGPLARTLTVALDGEDRGGSYGFTVWSETGALPDDRALLDIAEAVLPEIARGKRDRG; this comes from the coding sequence ATGCTCGGTCTCCTCGTCCGTCTCCTCCCCTTCTGGATCCGCGAGCCGCTGGTCATCCTGGTCGGGACGGTGTTCGGCGTACGCATCCTCCACATGGCTCTCGTCGACGGCGAGGGATGGGCGCCGGCCGTCATCGGCGCGGCGTTCCTGCTGGTGGCGGTGGTGCGCGTGCGCGTGGTCGTGCACGCGCTGCGCGCCCGCCGGCGCCCGGCCCCTCCGGTGGCCGCGGTGACGGCGCCCGTCGCCCCGGCGGTACGGCGTCCTCCCGGGAAGGAGCCCAACGCCTTCGCTCAGGCCGCCCTGGCCATCGGCCTCTTCGCGGTGATCGGAGGCGTCCTGTGGATCGAGGGCCGGCTCCCGGAATCCGGCGCCACGGGGGCCTCTCGGGCCGCCACGTGCTGGAGCGGCGACGAGGACGGGAAGCCGCCGACCGCCCACCGGGCCACGTCCGACGCCGTGACCGGCGAGGACCTGTGCCGGGCGCTCAACCGGCCCGAGCTGCCCGAACTCCTCGGCACCCCCACCGAGACCGCGACCTACGCCTCCGGCACCGACGCCACCGCCCCCCTGACCGACGGGAAGGTCGCCCGGCCCGAGGCGAGGGTCGAGTTCGACACGTACACCGTGGAGCTGTCGGCCACGTACGACGAGCTGACGGTCGCCCAGTACGCGAACCTGACGACGTACCGGAACGCCCCGGACCTCAGGAAGCTCACGGTGCTGGGGCGACCCGCGCTGTTCACCTCGGACCACATGATGAGGATCCAGTTCGACCTGGGGAGCGGCGGCGGCTCCGGCGGCCCCGTGGGGCAGGGACCCCTGGCCCGGACGCTGACCGTGGCGCTCGACGGCGAGGACCGGGGCGGCTCCTACGGCTTCACCGTGTGGAGCGAGACCGGGGCGCTCCCGGACGACAGGGCCCTCCTCGACATCGCCGAGGCGGTCCTGCCCGAGATCGCGCGGGGGAAGCGGGACCGGGGCTGA
- a CDS encoding DUF6328 family protein: MTMTEQPAKPMEKQSTCCARHDAHASWPGDEPPESARERVNRRWNEVLQETRVTQTGVQILFGFLLSVAFTPLFRELETLDRVIYVMTVVFGASATGSLIAPVSIHRFLSGQRMKDEVVEMAGRLMVCGMVLLALTIGCTLLLILRFVVPGVLAEVLVGGVMLWFALCWYVLPLRLRRRAARRARRDRT, translated from the coding sequence ATGACGATGACGGAGCAGCCGGCCAAGCCGATGGAGAAGCAGAGCACCTGCTGCGCGCGCCACGACGCCCACGCCTCGTGGCCCGGTGACGAGCCGCCGGAGTCGGCGCGTGAGCGGGTGAACCGCCGCTGGAACGAGGTGCTGCAGGAGACGCGTGTCACGCAGACGGGTGTGCAGATCCTCTTCGGCTTCCTGCTCAGCGTGGCCTTCACCCCGCTGTTCCGTGAACTGGAGACGCTGGACCGGGTCATCTACGTCATGACCGTGGTGTTCGGCGCGTCCGCCACCGGCTCGCTGATCGCGCCGGTGTCCATCCACCGTTTCCTGTCCGGGCAACGGATGAAGGACGAAGTGGTGGAGATGGCCGGGCGGTTGATGGTGTGCGGGATGGTGCTGCTCGCGCTCACCATCGGCTGCACGCTGCTGCTGATCCTGCGGTTCGTCGTGCCGGGCGTGCTCGCCGAGGTGCTGGTGGGCGGGGTCATGCTGTGGTTCGCGCTGTGCTGGTACGTGCTGCCGCTCCGGCTGCGCCGCCGTGCCGCCCGCCGCGCGCGGCGCGACCGGACGTGA
- a CDS encoding DUF2804 domain-containing protein codes for MTAEREITSPVDLCLPDGRLDPEAVGWTRRPLHRANLRGWGRVKRWEYWGIVTPSHIVGLVASSLDYAGTHGVYVLDRATGRELAGDAVTPLARGVRMPDRSGTGTASARGGGVTLEFVQHAEGTTISAAAPGVRLEAEAPLEPGHESLGVVVPWSERRFQYTLKDLGRPVHGRLTLGSREVAFDASGSFAVLDHGRGKWPYSMTWNWAAGCAPGRAVQLGGRWTDGTGATENALFVDGRLHKIGDELVWEYDRTDWLRPWRIGGPRVEAEFRPFHVRTARTSLWVVSNDTHQCFGSFTGRARADDGSWVDLDGLTGWAEEARDRW; via the coding sequence ATGACCGCCGAACGTGAGATCACCTCCCCCGTCGACCTGTGCCTCCCCGACGGGCGGCTCGATCCGGAGGCGGTCGGCTGGACCCGGCGGCCGCTGCACCGGGCGAACCTGCGCGGGTGGGGGCGCGTCAAGCGCTGGGAGTACTGGGGCATCGTCACGCCGTCGCACATCGTCGGCCTGGTCGCCTCCTCCCTCGACTACGCCGGCACGCACGGCGTGTACGTGCTGGACCGGGCCACCGGCCGCGAACTGGCCGGGGACGCGGTGACGCCGCTGGCGCGGGGCGTGCGCATGCCGGACCGCAGCGGGACGGGGACCGCGTCCGCGCGGGGCGGCGGGGTGACGCTGGAGTTCGTCCAGCACGCGGAGGGCACCACGATCAGCGCGGCCGCCCCCGGTGTCCGGCTGGAGGCCGAGGCGCCGCTGGAGCCGGGGCACGAGTCGCTGGGCGTGGTCGTGCCGTGGAGCGAGCGCCGCTTCCAGTACACGCTGAAGGACCTCGGCCGTCCCGTCCACGGCCGTCTGACGCTCGGCTCGCGGGAGGTCGCGTTCGACGCGTCCGGCTCCTTCGCCGTCCTCGACCACGGTCGCGGCAAGTGGCCGTACTCCATGACGTGGAACTGGGCGGCGGGCTGCGCGCCGGGGCGGGCGGTCCAGCTCGGCGGCCGGTGGACCGACGGCACGGGTGCGACGGAGAACGCCCTGTTCGTCGACGGCCGCCTGCACAAGATCGGCGATGAACTCGTCTGGGAGTACGACCGTACGGACTGGCTGCGTCCGTGGCGGATCGGCGGGCCCCGGGTGGAGGCCGAGTTCCGCCCCTTCCACGTCCGGACCGCCAGGACGAGCCTGTGGGTGGTGTCCAACGACACGCACCAGTGCTTCGGGAGCTTCACGGGGCGCGCCCGCGCCGACGACGGCTCCTGGGTGGATCTCGACGGGCTCACCGGCTGGGCGGAGGAGGCCCGCGACCGGTGGTGA
- a CDS encoding DUF5302 domain-containing protein: protein MTAEPPTTEGSEPAAATSPVTPDDDGAYDLKRKFREALARKRGAQAEAAEAVGNPNASKVRATHGPATGRRSFRRKSG from the coding sequence ATGACCGCAGAACCGCCCACCACGGAAGGTTCGGAGCCGGCCGCCGCGACGTCCCCGGTCACGCCGGACGACGACGGCGCCTACGACCTGAAGCGCAAGTTCCGCGAGGCCCTGGCACGCAAGCGCGGCGCCCAGGCGGAAGCGGCCGAGGCCGTCGGCAACCCGAACGCGTCCAAGGTGCGCGCCACGCACGGCCCGGCGACGGGCCGGCGGTCGTTCCGCCGCAAGAGCGGCTGA
- a CDS encoding oxygenase MpaB family protein, with protein MGRHRRLARMRQMDPQRDFEQIYRWITQYEFPRDYLHGTSVAFLRDYGVPRISRLLDRTQEFERAGQKRYDDTVLIAYEMVRDGMDSEHGRAAARHLNRIHGRYRIPNEDFLYVLATTVVGPKRWIDRYGWRPLCAQETESLALVGRRMGEMMGISSVPGTYAEFERLHDAYEREMFAYDPANRRVAAATLRVMAAWYPAPLRRIAVRATLAVLDEPLLTALGFRPQPAWLRAVAHRALRLRAAVVRLLPARPERFPRRPKARTYPFGWTLDDLGPHWARSRPALPLPDEGPPGEEPPDEKPRDAVPGPSRPSAVRALREETP; from the coding sequence ATGGGCCGTCACCGCAGGCTCGCCCGGATGCGGCAGATGGATCCGCAGCGGGACTTCGAGCAGATCTACCGCTGGATCACGCAGTACGAGTTCCCCCGCGACTACCTGCACGGCACGTCGGTCGCGTTCCTGCGCGACTACGGCGTCCCGCGCATCTCTCGACTGCTGGACCGCACGCAGGAGTTCGAGCGTGCCGGGCAGAAGCGCTACGACGACACGGTGCTGATCGCGTACGAGATGGTGCGCGACGGGATGGACTCGGAGCACGGGCGGGCCGCCGCCCGCCACCTCAACCGCATCCACGGCCGGTACCGCATCCCCAACGAGGACTTCCTGTACGTGCTGGCCACCACGGTGGTGGGGCCGAAGCGGTGGATCGACCGGTACGGGTGGCGGCCGTTGTGCGCGCAGGAGACCGAGAGCCTGGCGCTGGTGGGCCGGCGGATGGGCGAGATGATGGGCATCTCCTCGGTGCCCGGCACCTACGCGGAGTTCGAGCGGCTCCACGACGCCTACGAGCGGGAGATGTTCGCCTACGACCCCGCCAACCGCCGGGTCGCCGCGGCCACGTTACGCGTCATGGCGGCCTGGTACCCGGCCCCGCTGCGCCGGATCGCCGTACGGGCCACGCTGGCCGTGCTCGACGAACCGCTGCTGACGGCCCTCGGGTTCCGGCCGCAGCCGGCCTGGCTGCGGGCGGTCGCGCACCGGGCGCTGCGCCTGCGCGCCGCGGTCGTCCGGCTGCTGCCGGCCCGGCCGGAGCGGTTTCCGCGCCGCCCGAAGGCGCGCACCTATCCCTTCGGCTGGACCTTGGACGACCTGGGCCCGCACTGGGCGCGGTCCCGTCCGGCCCTGCCGCTGCCGGACGAGGGACCGCCGGGCGAGGAACCGCCGGACGAGAAGCCGCGCGACGCGGTCCCCGGGCCGTCGCGGCCGTCCGCCGTCCGAGCCCTTCGTGAGGAGACCCCATGA
- a CDS encoding aldehyde dehydrogenase family protein: MTETVPAAAPRASATTFPTHSPATGERLAEYPVHGPEDVARAVARARTVQAGWAALPASRRRDLLLRWKKTLADDLDTVARTIAEETSKPAGDAALEVVLTLEHLAWAARNAPRVLGRRRVRTGLFTVHQRASLVHRPLGVVGVIGPWNYPLYTPMGSIGYALAAGNAVVFKPSELTPGTGVLLAELFDSAAPEHAGLLTTVTGAAATGDALARSGVDKLAFTGSPGTARKVMAVCAETLTPFLAECGGKDAVIVTADADLDAAADAIVWGALSNAGQTCAGVERVYAVREVHEELCARVVERAGALPTGAGADAAYGPMTLPGQTAVVERHVSGAVAAGGRALLGGPESVRAPYVAPVVLTGVPEDAAAMTEETFGPVVAVNAVAGVDEAVERANASRYALGAAVFCGSGRTGAAIAARLRAGAVSVNSVLGFAAVPALPFGGSQDSGFGRIHGAEGLRAFTSVQSMTVQRFAPAIALTSFAVPAATRERAVRLARALHRRR, from the coding sequence ATGACCGAGACCGTCCCGGCCGCCGCTCCACGCGCCTCCGCCACCACGTTCCCCACCCACTCCCCCGCGACCGGCGAGCGGCTCGCCGAGTACCCGGTGCACGGGCCGGAGGACGTCGCCCGTGCCGTGGCCCGCGCCCGCACCGTGCAGGCGGGGTGGGCGGCCCTGCCCGCGTCGCGCCGCCGTGACCTGCTGCTGCGCTGGAAGAAGACCCTCGCCGACGACCTGGACACGGTGGCCCGCACCATCGCGGAGGAGACCAGCAAGCCCGCCGGTGACGCCGCGCTGGAAGTGGTCCTCACGCTGGAGCACCTGGCGTGGGCCGCCCGCAACGCCCCCCGGGTGCTGGGCCGGAGAAGAGTGCGGACCGGGCTGTTCACGGTGCATCAGCGGGCCTCGCTGGTCCACCGTCCGCTGGGTGTCGTCGGCGTGATCGGCCCCTGGAACTACCCCCTCTACACCCCGATGGGCTCCATCGGGTACGCCCTCGCCGCGGGGAACGCGGTGGTGTTCAAGCCGTCGGAACTGACGCCGGGCACGGGAGTGCTGCTGGCGGAGCTGTTCGACTCCGCCGCGCCCGAGCACGCCGGGCTGCTCACCACGGTCACGGGGGCGGCGGCGACCGGGGACGCGCTGGCCCGCTCCGGGGTGGACAAGCTGGCGTTCACGGGGTCGCCGGGGACGGCGCGGAAGGTGATGGCGGTGTGCGCGGAGACGCTGACGCCGTTCCTCGCCGAGTGCGGCGGCAAGGACGCGGTGATCGTCACCGCCGACGCCGACCTGGACGCGGCCGCCGACGCGATCGTGTGGGGCGCGCTGAGCAACGCGGGGCAGACCTGCGCGGGCGTGGAGCGCGTCTACGCGGTGCGGGAGGTCCACGAGGAGCTGTGCGCACGGGTGGTGGAGCGGGCCGGGGCGCTGCCCACGGGTGCCGGCGCGGACGCCGCCTACGGGCCGATGACGCTGCCCGGCCAGACCGCCGTCGTCGAGCGGCACGTCAGCGGCGCCGTCGCGGCGGGCGGACGGGCGCTGCTCGGCGGGCCCGAGTCGGTGCGGGCGCCCTACGTCGCCCCGGTGGTGCTGACCGGTGTGCCGGAGGACGCGGCGGCGATGACGGAGGAGACGTTCGGGCCGGTCGTGGCGGTCAACGCGGTGGCGGGCGTGGACGAGGCCGTGGAGCGCGCCAACGCCTCCCGCTACGCCCTCGGGGCCGCGGTGTTCTGCGGCAGCGGGCGCACGGGGGCGGCGATCGCGGCGCGGCTGCGCGCGGGCGCGGTGTCGGTGAACTCGGTGCTGGGCTTCGCGGCGGTGCCCGCGCTGCCGTTCGGGGGGTCGCAGGACTCCGGGTTCGGGCGGATCCACGGCGCGGAGGGGCTGCGGGCGTTCACCTCCGTGCAGTCGATGACGGTCCAGCGGTTCGCCCCGGCGATCGCGCTGACCTCCTTCGCGGTCCCGGCGGCCACCCGCGAGCGCGCGGTGCGGCTGGCGCGTGCCCTGCACCGGCGGCGCTGA